From a single Candidatus Bathyarchaeia archaeon genomic region:
- the gatC gene encoding Asp-tRNA(Asn)/Glu-tRNA(Gln) amidotransferase subunit GatC yields MRGARISKDQVEHIAELAHIELTEEEKNLFTEQFNRILEFFEKIDSVDTKGIPPTYHVFDLVNVFRKDEAEEPLPKESVLKNAPRREENFFKSPRII; encoded by the coding sequence ATGAGGGGAGCGCGCATATCTAAAGACCAGGTTGAACATATAGCTGAGCTCGCGCATATAGAGTTAACCGAGGAAGAAAAGAATCTTTTCACCGAGCAATTTAACAGGATTCTTGAGTTTTTTGAAAAAATTGATAGTGTTGATACTAAGGGTATACCGCCCACCTACCACGTTTTTGACTTAGTAAACGTTTTTCGCAAGGATGAGGCTGAGGAACCATTACCTAAAGAAAGCGTTTTAAAGAATGCTCCGAGAAGGGAAGAAAACTTCTTTAAATCGCCTAGAATCATTTAG
- a CDS encoding uroporphyrinogen decarboxylase family protein codes for MNHRERFLRTFEFKDVDRAPDYEFGYWTETIDRWHKEGLPVEKKTNRDIELYLGLEGWDCIEMLPVRTGLWPTLPERIIKEEKDRAIVDDGMGGIYIKTTASSSVPHYIRHPLKNRDDWEKLRPFFDPDTPGRFPLNWDEVVESYRERDYPLGINVGSLYGWLRNWMGVERISIAFYRDPDWVAEMMDTLVNLWIKIIRRALRDVKVDFATWWEDMCYSRGPLLSVKHFEEFMVPRYRKVTEVLKEYGVHVNILDSDGDISLLVPGWLKAGINCMFPLEARYTDVYRLREEHGDKLLLMGGVNKFALMSGEKGIEKELERLTPLLKEGGYIPTVDHRVPPEVSYQTYLVYLKKKRDWIGRRDI; via the coding sequence TTGAATCATAGAGAGAGGTTTCTCCGAACATTTGAGTTTAAGGATGTTGATAGAGCTCCGGATTACGAGTTTGGTTACTGGACTGAAACAATCGACAGATGGCATAAGGAGGGACTGCCCGTAGAAAAGAAGACCAACAGGGATATAGAGCTTTACTTAGGGCTTGAGGGATGGGACTGCATTGAGATGCTACCCGTTAGAACCGGCCTATGGCCAACGCTTCCGGAAAGGATAATAAAAGAAGAGAAGGATAGGGCCATAGTTGACGATGGTATGGGTGGCATATATATTAAGACCACCGCCTCTTCCTCTGTCCCACATTACATTCGCCATCCACTGAAAAATAGAGATGACTGGGAAAAGCTGAGACCTTTCTTTGACCCTGATACACCCGGCCGCTTCCCATTAAATTGGGATGAGGTTGTTGAGAGCTATAGGGAGCGGGATTACCCGTTAGGTATTAATGTTGGGAGCCTCTACGGTTGGCTGAGGAACTGGATGGGCGTTGAGAGAATATCAATAGCATTTTATAGAGACCCAGATTGGGTCGCTGAGATGATGGATACCCTCGTTAATCTATGGATCAAGATAATCCGCAGGGCCCTTAGGGATGTTAAAGTCGACTTCGCAACATGGTGGGAGGACATGTGCTATAGCCGCGGACCCCTACTCTCAGTTAAGCATTTTGAGGAGTTTATGGTTCCAAGGTATAGAAAGGTTACTGAGGTTCTAAAAGAGTATGGTGTTCACGTAAATATTCTTGATTCCGATGGCGACATAAGTCTGCTTGTGCCAGGATGGCTTAAAGCGGGTATAAATTGCATGTTTCCGCTTGAAGCCCGTTACACCGATGTTTATAGGCTTAGAGAGGAACATGGTGATAAGCTCCTCCTCATGGGTGGCGTAAATAAGTTCGCTTTAATGAGCGGCGAAAAAGGAATAGAGAAAGAGCTTGAGAGGCTCACGCCCCTACTTAAGGAGGGCGGATATATACCAACAGTCGACCACAGAGTTCCGCCAGAAGTCTCCTACCAAACCTACTTGGTCTATCTTAAGAAGAAGCGCGATTGGATTGGCAGAAGGGACATTTAG
- the gatA gene encoding Asp-tRNA(Asn)/Glu-tRNA(Gln) amidotransferase subunit GatA, with protein MRELLAIDVVERIKRQETTAEEYVNSIAERISEVDSKINAFISVTINEALEKAKDIDKRISRGEKIGKLAGVTIAVKDNICTLGVRTTCASRMLENFVPPYDATVVERLKREDAIIIGKTNMDEFAMGSTTETSYFGPTRNPWDLTKVPGGSSGGSAAALISDEATLALGSDTGGSIRCPASYCSVIGLKPTYGLVSRYGLIAYANSLEQIGPLAKNTLDCALLLSVIGGYDPRDSTSLNVPLEQYLSNITDDVRGLKLGLIKEFFGEGVEDSVKKHVWRSIHLLEDLGTVYEELSLPSLEYALASYYIIAMSEASSNLARFDGLRYGFRVEHDDADWSKIYAKNRSMGFGAEVKRRIMLGTYALSAGYYEQYYLKALKIRTIIRREFEAALKKFDALIGPTMPLPPFNIGEKIQDPLTLYMCDVLTVPANLTGYPAISIPCGFEGNLPIGLQVISRPLREETLLKISFALERNAGVVGKRPIL; from the coding sequence CTGCGTGAGCTATTAGCAATAGATGTTGTTGAGCGAATAAAAAGGCAGGAGACCACGGCAGAAGAATACGTCAACTCAATAGCTGAGAGGATCTCAGAAGTCGACAGCAAAATAAATGCCTTCATATCGGTCACAATCAATGAGGCATTAGAGAAAGCCAAAGATATTGATAAAAGGATAAGTAGAGGAGAGAAGATTGGCAAGCTAGCTGGCGTAACCATAGCGGTAAAGGACAACATATGCACGCTCGGGGTCCGAACAACATGCGCCTCACGAATGCTTGAGAATTTTGTGCCGCCTTACGATGCCACCGTTGTTGAGAGGCTTAAACGTGAAGACGCCATAATAATCGGCAAGACGAACATGGATGAGTTCGCGATGGGCTCAACCACAGAAACCAGCTACTTTGGGCCCACTAGAAACCCTTGGGATTTAACTAAGGTTCCGGGCGGTTCTTCCGGTGGGAGCGCGGCAGCCCTAATATCCGATGAGGCCACATTGGCCTTAGGTTCTGATACCGGTGGCTCAATAAGATGCCCCGCCAGCTACTGCTCAGTTATAGGGCTAAAACCCACGTACGGTTTAGTAAGCCGCTATGGGCTGATAGCCTACGCCAATAGTTTAGAGCAGATAGGCCCGCTGGCGAAAAACACCCTTGACTGCGCGCTGCTTCTATCAGTGATAGGCGGATACGATCCGAGAGACAGCACGTCGCTGAACGTTCCCTTAGAGCAGTATCTCAGCAATATTACGGATGATGTAAGGGGCTTAAAACTTGGATTAATCAAAGAGTTTTTCGGCGAAGGGGTTGAAGACTCCGTGAAAAAACATGTGTGGAGATCCATCCATCTGCTTGAGGATTTAGGCACCGTATATGAGGAGCTCTCTTTGCCAAGCTTAGAGTACGCGTTGGCCTCCTACTATATTATCGCTATGTCTGAGGCGAGCTCTAACCTAGCTAGATTTGATGGATTAAGATATGGATTTAGGGTTGAACATGACGATGCTGACTGGTCTAAGATTTATGCTAAGAATAGAAGTATGGGGTTCGGGGCTGAAGTTAAGAGGCGAATAATGCTTGGAACCTACGCTTTATCGGCGGGCTATTACGAGCAATACTATCTTAAGGCGCTTAAAATTAGAACCATAATCCGAAGGGAGTTTGAAGCAGCCCTCAAAAAATTTGATGCGTTAATCGGGCCAACGATGCCGCTGCCACCGTTCAACATAGGTGAGAAAATACAGGATCCATTAACTTTATACATGTGTGATGTGCTAACTGTTCCAGCTAACTTAACGGGTTATCCAGCCATATCTATACCATGTGGGTTTGAAGGTAATTTGCCTATAGGTTTACAGGTTATTAGCAGGCCGCTCCGCGAAGAGACGCTCCTAAAAATTTCTTTTGCTCTTGAAAGAAACGCTGGCGTCGTTGGGAAAAGACCTATATTATAA
- a CDS encoding ATP-grasp domain-containing protein: protein MVLRVGLTYNLRKKVAEHEGLPEDYYVEFDDESTVNAIASALASGGCKVIKIEADENAYAKLRRCKPDIVFNIAEGLRGESRESHIPVILEMLGIPYTGSGPATLAICLDKAMTHRVLSAYGVPSPRFQVFKQTDEELEGSLNFPLVVKPLLEGSSKGIRNSSLVKDEESLRRQVSWVIETYHQPAIVEEYMPGREFTVGLIGNEEPFVLPIVEIQLGKLPKEASPIYSYEAKWVWDTPENPLDIFRCPAEVPPELNEEIREIAIKTFKILNCRDICRIDMRLDAEGTPRVLEVNPLPGLIPDPDAHSCLPEAARAAGFTYEQLICTILWQALKRYGLQDLFKNKHLVKIP from the coding sequence ATGGTTCTAAGGGTTGGCTTAACATATAACCTCAGGAAGAAAGTTGCCGAACACGAGGGTTTACCGGAAGACTATTATGTGGAGTTCGATGATGAGAGCACTGTTAACGCTATAGCGTCGGCTTTAGCCTCAGGCGGATGCAAGGTTATAAAGATTGAAGCCGACGAGAACGCCTACGCAAAGCTGCGCAGATGTAAGCCGGACATAGTTTTTAATATTGCTGAGGGTCTGCGCGGCGAAAGCCGCGAGTCCCATATACCGGTCATACTGGAGATGCTTGGCATACCCTACACCGGCTCTGGGCCGGCGACTTTAGCCATATGCTTAGATAAAGCCATGACGCATAGAGTTTTAAGCGCATATGGAGTACCATCACCGAGGTTCCAAGTTTTTAAGCAGACTGATGAGGAACTTGAAGGTAGCCTAAACTTTCCATTAGTTGTTAAACCTCTGCTTGAAGGCTCAAGTAAGGGAATTAGAAACAGTTCTCTTGTTAAAGATGAGGAAAGCCTTAGGAGACAGGTTTCATGGGTTATAGAAACCTATCATCAGCCAGCTATTGTTGAAGAGTATATGCCGGGCAGAGAGTTTACCGTCGGATTAATAGGAAACGAGGAGCCCTTCGTTTTACCAATAGTTGAAATACAGCTCGGTAAGCTGCCAAAGGAGGCGAGCCCAATATATTCTTATGAGGCTAAATGGGTTTGGGATACGCCCGAGAACCCTCTAGATATATTTAGGTGCCCAGCCGAGGTTCCTCCGGAACTTAACGAAGAAATAAGAGAGATAGCCATTAAGACTTTTAAGATATTAAACTGTAGGGATATATGCCGTATAGACATGAGGTTAGATGCGGAAGGGACGCCGAGAGTTTTAGAGGTTAATCCGCTGCCCGGTTTGATACCGGATCCGGACGCCCATTCATGCCTGCCTGAGGCGGCTAGAGCAGCCGGCTTCACGTATGAACAATTAATCTGCACGATTCTCTGGCAAGCCTTAAAGAGATATGGGCTTCAAGATCTCTTCAAAAATAAGCATTTAGTGAAGATCCCATGA
- a CDS encoding 30S processome protein Utp24: MRKVIFDTNFLFLPIQFKIDIFSEVEGLIGRFEPIVLSVTIEELKKLSAKGSEKIQRQALLAMEIAKKCKIIQVDVKPEEKYDDVLLRIAKEKNCMVATNDRILRRKLRENNIATIFLRQGSFLQINGYV; this comes from the coding sequence ATGCGAAAAGTTATATTCGACACGAATTTCCTTTTTCTCCCAATCCAATTTAAGATAGATATTTTCAGCGAAGTCGAAGGTTTAATTGGACGATTTGAACCAATAGTTCTCTCAGTAACAATAGAGGAGCTTAAAAAGTTGTCAGCTAAGGGCTCTGAAAAAATTCAGAGACAAGCCTTACTCGCCATGGAAATAGCTAAGAAATGCAAAATTATACAGGTTGATGTTAAACCCGAAGAGAAATATGATGATGTATTGCTGCGAATCGCAAAAGAGAAAAATTGTATGGTTGCGACGAACGATAGGATCCTTAGAAGAAAACTGAGGGAAAATAATATAGCAACTATTTTTCTTAGGCAAGGCTCTTTTTTACAAATTAATGGATATGTTTGA
- the rimI gene encoding ribosomal protein S18-alanine N-acetyltransferase encodes MILLIEVKNTYTIRKFRLEDLDQVMYINRTCLPENYSTHFFIDLYKSFPETFIVAEKDDQVVGYIMCRIESGFSGFGLAKKGHIISIAVLPEHRRKGIGETLLKEALQSMMNYYGIKECYLEVRVSNTPAINLYKKVGFKIEKVIRGYYADGENAYLMRIKMP; translated from the coding sequence TTGATTTTGCTAATTGAGGTGAAGAACACGTACACGATAAGGAAATTTAGGCTAGAAGACTTAGATCAAGTGATGTATATAAATCGGACTTGCCTTCCGGAAAATTATTCAACTCACTTCTTTATCGACTTATATAAGAGTTTTCCAGAAACCTTCATAGTTGCGGAGAAAGACGATCAGGTTGTCGGCTACATAATGTGCCGCATCGAAAGCGGTTTTTCCGGTTTCGGCTTAGCTAAGAAAGGACACATTATATCGATAGCTGTTTTACCGGAACATAGGCGGAAAGGGATTGGCGAAACCCTACTCAAAGAAGCCCTTCAATCAATGATGAACTATTATGGCATAAAGGAATGCTATTTGGAGGTTCGGGTCAGCAATACGCCGGCAATAAACCTATATAAGAAGGTTGGCTTTAAGATTGAGAAAGTTATTAGAGGATACTATGCCGATGGGGAAAACGCCTATTTAATGCGTATAAAAATGCCTTGA
- a CDS encoding GNAT family protein, with protein sequence MKLEIINAKISPLRDEEIKEIVNIERHPLVKKWLVEYADEELEKEIEEYKRFFSDLQGNNRVDVLVAKINGCVAGFLALWRMDDDGQIASIGISVHPDYWGKGIATNLVRESIRLAKERGIRRLIIETLEENSAMRHVAEKLGFKLEEVRKRKIFKDGDYHNEVVYSLHL encoded by the coding sequence TTGAAACTTGAAATTATTAATGCTAAAATAAGCCCTCTAAGGGACGAGGAGATCAAAGAAATCGTTAATATCGAACGCCACCCGCTGGTTAAAAAGTGGCTTGTTGAGTATGCCGATGAGGAGCTTGAAAAGGAGATTGAAGAGTATAAGAGATTCTTTAGCGATCTTCAGGGCAATAACAGAGTTGACGTTTTAGTCGCAAAGATTAACGGGTGTGTAGCTGGCTTCTTAGCTTTATGGCGTATGGATGATGATGGACAGATTGCAAGTATAGGCATAAGTGTTCACCCGGATTACTGGGGTAAGGGGATAGCGACAAACCTAGTGAGGGAATCTATAAGACTTGCTAAAGAAAGAGGTATTAGAAGACTTATCATAGAGACGCTTGAGGAGAACAGTGCTATGAGACATGTGGCTGAAAAACTAGGGTTTAAGCTTGAGGAAGTGAGGAAAAGAAAGATCTTCAAGGATGGCGATTATCACAATGAAGTCGTTTATTCGCTGCATCTCTAA
- a CDS encoding KamA family radical SAM protein codes for MGENWKNILKKSITRPEQILEKFNVDIRPIKAVAERYPMFVSKYYFDLIEYVDDPIWRQCIPSPLELQDPYGQEDPLNEEGDSPVPGLVHRYPDRVLMCVSNSCATYCRFCTRKRKVGKPSISFSDEIYLAQIKYIRENPSIRDVLLSGGDPFMLPDEKIDFLLKKLRAIPHIEILRIGTRVPCTLPQRITPRLCRILKRYHPLYVNVHFEHPNEITEESERACGMLADAGIPLGNQSVLLKGVNDDPEVMKSLVQKLLKIRVRPYYLFQMDLVKGTYHFRTRVEVGLKILESLVGWTSGLAIPRFVIDAPGGGGKIPLQPNYILSMDDEKVVLRNYEGKIFVYPQVPVESENNGVLFRSKSTSASAVIP; via the coding sequence ATGGGAGAGAACTGGAAAAATATTCTTAAAAAGAGTATAACTAGACCAGAGCAGATTCTAGAGAAATTTAACGTTGACATTAGGCCAATTAAGGCAGTCGCTGAGCGGTACCCAATGTTTGTGTCAAAATACTATTTTGATCTTATAGAATATGTTGACGACCCAATATGGAGGCAGTGCATACCAAGCCCGCTTGAACTTCAGGATCCCTATGGACAAGAGGATCCATTAAATGAGGAGGGAGATAGCCCCGTACCGGGTCTAGTGCACAGATATCCGGATAGGGTACTGATGTGCGTATCCAACAGCTGCGCAACATACTGTAGGTTCTGCACTAGGAAAAGGAAGGTTGGTAAACCCTCCATAAGTTTCTCGGATGAAATCTACCTGGCGCAGATCAAATATATCCGTGAAAATCCAAGCATTAGAGATGTGCTTCTCTCTGGCGGAGACCCGTTCATGTTGCCTGACGAAAAAATAGACTTCTTATTGAAGAAGCTTAGGGCAATACCTCACATCGAGATACTGAGAATAGGTACAAGGGTTCCATGCACATTACCCCAAAGGATAACCCCAAGACTATGCAGGATCCTCAAAAGATACCATCCATTATATGTGAACGTTCACTTTGAGCATCCAAATGAGATAACTGAAGAGAGCGAGCGCGCATGCGGAATGTTAGCTGACGCCGGAATACCCCTCGGGAATCAATCTGTCCTTTTAAAGGGTGTTAATGATGACCCTGAAGTCATGAAGAGCCTAGTCCAAAAGCTGCTTAAGATCCGCGTTAGACCATACTACCTATTCCAAATGGATCTTGTTAAGGGAACATATCATTTTAGAACGAGGGTTGAAGTTGGCCTTAAAATACTTGAAAGCCTGGTTGGATGGACGTCTGGACTAGCCATACCGCGCTTCGTTATAGATGCGCCTGGCGGAGGAGGAAAAATCCCACTTCAGCCAAACTATATTCTCTCAATGGATGATGAGAAAGTAGTTTTGAGAAATTATGAAGGAAAAATATTTGTTTACCCGCAAGTGCCGGTGGAAAGCGAGAATAATGGGGTTCTGTTTAGATCAAAGTCTACAAGCGCCAGTGCTGTAATACCATGA
- a CDS encoding lactate racemase domain-containing protein — protein MVDVWLPYGATEVCVRVPAENLRSIVRAQEKDGLEKLEEEVERALRNPIGSKRLSGIVKPGDKVALVLNMPDLSLSKLTVSSIMGELSQSGLKSDDLTVILAYNPFTPKEPSVLGQIRDEFSALGVEVKVHDHYASDSVYVGEAEGEIKAYLNRDFAESSIKIIGSVFEPNPYTLYNYGGCGVALGLSNMETVEDILAPALIAEDAGETIFRRIAGFSRAISVDFSIEVVRNVRGDAVGFFAGNFEETTLECIKLVDSLFKVQVEELADITVVSPGGLRFDRSIFSACGCLENALKVTKRNGVIILVAECSEGYGDAEIQKIIEKLRDDVESLEKDLRKKFSVSGFIAYRFMRALRKANVLMVSAIPDHYANKVPRLKIFRVANEALKHASNKFERKLNVSVILHGNLVIPVVKEMEPKPA, from the coding sequence TTGGTTGACGTTTGGCTCCCTTACGGCGCAACAGAAGTATGCGTTAGGGTTCCCGCCGAGAATCTACGCAGCATCGTTAGGGCGCAGGAGAAAGATGGCTTAGAAAAATTGGAGGAAGAGGTGGAGAGAGCCCTCAGAAACCCTATTGGATCCAAGAGATTATCAGGCATTGTTAAGCCTGGCGACAAGGTGGCGCTGGTCTTAAATATGCCGGATTTATCGTTGTCTAAGTTAACGGTCTCTTCAATAATGGGTGAACTCTCCCAATCTGGGCTGAAAAGCGACGATTTAACAGTTATTCTCGCCTACAATCCTTTTACCCCGAAAGAACCCAGCGTGCTCGGTCAGATCAGGGATGAGTTCTCCGCCCTCGGGGTAGAGGTTAAGGTGCATGATCATTACGCGAGCGATAGCGTTTACGTTGGGGAGGCAGAAGGTGAAATAAAAGCTTACTTGAACAGGGACTTCGCTGAATCATCCATTAAAATAATTGGGAGCGTTTTCGAACCCAACCCCTACACACTTTATAATTATGGTGGATGCGGGGTCGCCTTGGGGTTATCTAACATGGAAACTGTTGAGGATATTTTGGCGCCAGCCCTCATCGCTGAGGATGCTGGGGAAACAATATTTAGAAGGATTGCTGGTTTTTCACGGGCAATAAGTGTTGACTTCAGTATAGAGGTTGTTAGAAATGTGAGGGGGGACGCTGTTGGCTTCTTTGCAGGGAATTTTGAGGAAACAACACTTGAATGCATTAAGCTCGTTGACTCGCTCTTTAAGGTTCAAGTAGAAGAGCTAGCCGATATAACTGTTGTTAGCCCGGGGGGTTTACGGTTTGACAGAAGCATTTTTAGCGCTTGTGGTTGCCTAGAAAATGCTCTTAAAGTCACCAAGAGAAATGGTGTTATCATACTTGTTGCTGAATGCTCCGAGGGATATGGAGATGCTGAAATACAGAAGATAATAGAGAAGTTGAGAGATGACGTGGAATCCTTGGAGAAGGATTTGAGAAAAAAGTTTAGTGTGAGCGGTTTTATAGCTTATCGGTTTATGAGGGCTTTAAGGAAGGCTAATGTACTAATGGTTTCAGCTATACCGGATCACTATGCTAATAAAGTGCCGAGGCTAAAAATATTTAGAGTGGCGAATGAAGCCCTAAAGCATGCTTCAAATAAGTTTGAGAGAAAACTCAATGTTTCAGTTATCTTACATGGAAACCTGGTTATTCCTGTTGTGAAAGAAATGGAACCTAAACCGGCTTAG
- the pdxA gene encoding 4-hydroxythreonine-4-phosphate dehydrogenase PdxA produces the protein MNRSARPIIGVTIGDPAGIGPEISVKASLEPSVLKVCKPVLIGDMSILKGVSERLGLNIDFRIIDSPREARGERGLIDLVNLSNVDLRNLPIGEASAVSGRASIQYIEKAVEYALRREVSAISTAPINKKAINMAGSKHVGHTEILAALCGVEEPLTMFWVKGMRIFFLTRHVPLIEAVKAVKKEKIIGMTLKIKEALHQLGVDNPKIAVAALNPHAGDEGLIGSEEIREIAPAVKDLQSMGLNVVGPVPADSVFHQALERKYDAVLSLYHDQGHIAAKTLDFYGTVAVTLGLPFIRTSVDHGTAYDIAWKGLASHKSLVEAIKLAAKLSKIYSPDVR, from the coding sequence GTGAATAGGTCGGCGAGACCAATCATCGGAGTAACCATTGGAGACCCAGCGGGCATAGGTCCTGAAATCTCTGTAAAGGCTTCGCTTGAACCCAGTGTGCTCAAAGTATGTAAACCCGTTCTTATAGGCGACATGTCTATACTAAAAGGGGTTAGTGAACGTTTAGGGCTAAATATTGATTTTAGAATTATAGATTCCCCGAGAGAGGCTAGAGGCGAAAGAGGCTTAATCGATCTTGTTAATCTTAGTAACGTAGATCTGAGGAATCTGCCTATTGGAGAAGCCTCCGCGGTATCGGGGCGAGCTTCAATACAGTATATCGAGAAAGCGGTGGAATACGCTTTAAGGCGAGAAGTTTCCGCGATATCTACTGCGCCAATAAATAAAAAGGCTATAAATATGGCGGGCAGCAAGCATGTCGGGCACACAGAGATCCTAGCGGCTTTATGCGGAGTTGAAGAACCCTTGACAATGTTTTGGGTTAAGGGTATGCGTATCTTTTTTCTAACTAGGCATGTGCCGTTAATTGAGGCTGTGAAGGCGGTTAAAAAGGAGAAGATAATCGGCATGACTTTGAAAATTAAGGAGGCACTTCATCAGCTTGGAGTAGACAACCCGAAGATAGCTGTGGCCGCGTTAAATCCTCATGCTGGCGACGAGGGCTTAATCGGCAGCGAGGAAATCAGGGAGATAGCTCCGGCGGTAAAGGATCTTCAAAGCATGGGTTTAAATGTTGTCGGCCCGGTTCCAGCCGACAGCGTCTTTCATCAGGCGCTAGAACGAAAATATGACGCTGTATTATCGCTTTACCATGATCAGGGGCATATTGCTGCAAAGACCCTAGATTTTTATGGCACAGTTGCTGTAACTCTTGGTCTCCCGTTTATAAGAACGTCGGTAGATCACGGGACAGCGTATGATATTGCTTGGAAAGGGTTAGCGAGCCACAAGAGCTTAGTTGAAGCCATAAAATTGGCTGCAAAACTCTCAAAAATCTATTCTCCAGATGTAAGGTAA
- a CDS encoding ATP-grasp domain-containing protein, which produces MALKVGIMFNSPVKPLRGEEIDYLAEEEVLDQVNAVQEALKKLDVHYHLFPIKDDVEDVVKALKSYKPDVVINLCEGFMGDSSFEMHIPSILEILRIPYTGSSPLTLGLCQNKGLAKAILKACGVSTPNYCIAAGYEAALEDLEGLSFPLIVKPLREDASIGISRRSFVRDHAELRRQIEYIVNLYRQPALVEEYVSGREFNVSILGNENPIVLPISEIIFDFRDEPKIVDYAAKWLKESEEYTKTRPVCPAELKGEAKSRVENAALKAYKALGCRDYARVDIRLESKTETPYVLEVNPNPDISPEAGFTRSLRAAGIPFEVFIKKILGFALERAGKSLPPI; this is translated from the coding sequence TTGGCTCTTAAAGTCGGTATAATGTTTAACTCGCCTGTGAAGCCGCTGAGAGGCGAAGAAATAGATTATTTGGCTGAAGAAGAAGTCTTAGATCAAGTAAATGCTGTTCAGGAAGCCCTTAAGAAACTTGATGTTCACTATCATCTCTTTCCCATTAAAGACGATGTGGAGGACGTTGTTAAGGCTCTTAAGTCTTACAAGCCGGATGTGGTCATAAATCTTTGCGAGGGTTTTATGGGGGATAGCAGCTTTGAAATGCATATTCCGTCAATACTTGAAATCTTAAGGATACCATATACTGGATCATCGCCACTAACGCTTGGATTATGCCAAAATAAGGGTCTGGCCAAAGCTATCTTAAAGGCATGTGGCGTATCGACTCCAAACTATTGTATAGCAGCCGGATATGAGGCCGCCCTCGAAGATTTAGAGGGTTTAAGTTTTCCGCTGATAGTTAAGCCGCTGAGAGAAGACGCTAGCATAGGGATATCACGGCGTAGCTTCGTTAGAGATCATGCGGAGCTTAGGAGGCAGATAGAATACATCGTTAATTTATATAGGCAGCCAGCGCTTGTCGAAGAATACGTTAGCGGGAGAGAGTTTAACGTATCAATATTAGGCAATGAGAACCCTATTGTTCTGCCGATATCGGAAATAATCTTTGATTTCAGGGATGAGCCGAAAATAGTTGACTACGCGGCTAAATGGCTCAAGGAAAGCGAAGAGTACACTAAAACTAGGCCTGTTTGCCCGGCAGAATTAAAGGGTGAGGCTAAAAGTAGGGTGGAGAACGCTGCATTAAAAGCATACAAAGCGTTGGGATGCAGGGATTATGCACGGGTCGATATACGCCTCGAAAGTAAAACGGAGACCCCATATGTTCTTGAGGTTAACCCAAATCCCGACATTTCTCCTGAAGCTGGTTTCACCAGATCCTTAAGGGCTGCCGGAATACCTTTTGAGGTTTTCATTAAAAAGATACTTGGCTTCGCCCTCGAGAGGGCTGGTAAAAGTCTCCCGCCAATATGA